A genomic window from Brassica oleracea var. oleracea cultivar TO1000 chromosome C8, BOL, whole genome shotgun sequence includes:
- the LOC106309977 gene encoding 4-coumarate--CoA ligase-like 8 isoform X1 gives MTNSIRSSSSSSLIDPRSGFCNENSTFYSKRNPLPLPANTSLDVTTFISFQPHRGTTAFIDAATGRRISFSELWTAVNRVADCLHRDVGVRKGDVVLVLSPNSISIPIVCLSVMSLGAVVTTANPLNTAGEISRQMADSNPVLAFTTPELSQKLAGSGISIVLEKMGPTRGVRVVGYMSEMMNKELSGKNRVRDRVHQDDTAMLLYSSGTTGRCKGVMSSHGNLIAHVARHLVEPMDPHEIFLCTVPMFHTFGLLNYVMATASLGSTVVILRRFELHEMLAAVVKYRATTLVLVTPVIVAMMNGAELIKAKYDLSSLRIVRCGGAPLSKEVTEGFIEKYPTVDIFQGYALTESNGAGGSIDTVEESRRYGAVGLLSSGVEARIVDPDTGRVMGVNRTGELWLKGPSIAKGYFKNEEATKECFNLQGWLKTGDLCYIDDDGFLFTVDRLKELIKYKGYQVPPAELEALLLNHPDILDAAVIPLPDKEAGQCPMAYISRKPESDLSQKQVINFISEQVAPYKKIRKVAFVDSIPKTPSGKILRKDLIKLASSKL, from the exons ATGACAAACTCCATAAGATCATCATCATCATCATCTCTCATCGATCCTAGAAGTGGTTTCTGCAATGAAAACTCGACGTTTTACAGTAAACGCAACCCATTGCCACTTCCGGCGAACACCTCACTCGACGTCACCACTTTCATCTCCTTTCAACCTCACCGCGGCACAACAGCCTTCATCGACGCCGCCACGGGCCGCCGCATAAGCTTCTCCGAGCTCTGGACGGCCGTAAACCGTGTCGCGGACTGTCTCCACCGCGACGTTGGAGTAAGAAAAGGCGACGTCGTGCTCGTCCTATCTCCCAACTCCATATCCATCCCCATCGTCTGCCTCTCCGTCATGTCTCTCGGCGCCGTCGTCACCACCGCGAATCCTCTCAACACCGCCGGTGAGATTTCAAGACAGATGGCAGACAGCAACCCGGTTCTCGCCTTCACGACCCCTGAGCTGAGTCAGAAACTCGCCGGTTCCGGTATCTCCATTGTCCTCGAGAAAATGGGACCCACTCGCGGAGTCAGAGTCGTCGGTTATATGAGTGAGATGATGAATAAGGAGCTGAGTGGGAAGAACCGAGTCAGAGACCGAGTCCACCAGGACGACACGGCGATGCTTCTCTACTCGTCGGGAACCACAGGACGTTGCAAGGGAGTGATGTCGTCTCACGGGAACTTAATCGCACACGTGGCCAGACACCTCGTCGAGCCAATGGACCCGCACGAGATCTTCCTCTGCACTGTTCCGATGTTCCACACGTTCGGTTTGTTGAACTACGTCATGGCCACCGCATCGTTAGGCTCCACGGTCGTGATCCTCCGGAGATTCGAGCTACACGAGATGCTGGCGGCGGTTGTGAAGTACAGAGCCACGACGCTGGTTCTGGTGACGCCGGTTATAGTAGCTATGATGAACGGAGCAGAGCTGATCAAGGCGAAGTACGACCTGAGCTCGCTGAGAATAGTTAGGTGCGGTGGAGCTCCGCTGAGCAAGGAGGTTACGGAAGGGTTTATAGAGAAGTATCCAACGGTTGATATTTTTCAGGGTTACGCTTTGACGGAATCTAACGGTGCAGGAGGTTCTATTGATACGGTGGAGGAGAGCCGGAGATATGGTGCGGTGGGGTTGTTGTCGTCCGGTGTGGAAGCGAGGATTGTGGATCCGGATACGGGTCGGGTCATGGGTGTTAATAGAACGGGTGAGCTCTGGCTTAAAGGGCCTTCTATTGCCAAAG GTTATTTTAAGAATGAAGAAGCTACAAAAGAATGTTTTAATTTACAAGGATGGCTTAAAACCGGAGATCTTTGCTACATTGACGATGATGGGTTTCTTTTTACTGTTGATCGATTGAAAGAGCTAATCAAATACAAAGGTTATCAG GTACCTCCAGCTGAACTAGAGGCTCTCTTACTGAACCACCCAGATATTCTAGACGCAGCCGTTATTCC GTTACCGGATAAAGAAGCAGGGCAATGTCCGATGGCTTACATATCGCGCAAGCCTGAAAGCGATCTCTCTCAAAAACAAGTTATTAACTTCATCTCTGAACAG GTAGCACCGTATAAGAAAATAAGGAAGGTCGCGTTTGTAGACTCCATACCAAAAACTCCATCGGGCAAGATACTTCGTAAAGACTTAATCAAACTAGCCAGTTCTAAGCTTTAA
- the LOC106309977 gene encoding 4-coumarate--CoA ligase-like 8 isoform X2 has protein sequence MTNSIRSSSSSSLIDPRSGFCNENSTFYSKRNPLPLPANTSLDVTTFISFQPHRGTTAFIDAATGRRISFSELWTAVNRVADCLHRDVGVRKGDVVLVLSPNSISIPIVCLSVMSLGAVVTTANPLNTAGEISRQMADSNPVLAFTTPELSQKLAGSGISIVLEKMGPTRGVRVVGYMSEMMNKELSGKNRVRDRVHQDDTAMLLYSSGTTGRCKGVMSSHGNLIAHVARHLVEPMDPHEIFLCTVPMFHTFGLLNYVMATASLGSTVVILRRFELHEMLAAVVKYRATTLVLVTPVIVAMMNGAELIKAKYDLSSLRIVRCGGAPLSKEVTEGFIEKYPTVDIFQGYALTESNGAGGSIDTVEESRRYGAVGLLSSGVEARIVDPDTGRVMGVNRTGELWLKGPSIAKGYFKNEEATKECFNLQGWLKTGDLCYIDDDGFLFTVDRLKELIKYKGYQVPPAELEALLLNHPDILDAAVIPLSLVDLFALGYRIKKQGNVRWLTYRASLKAISLKNKLLTSSLNR, from the exons ATGACAAACTCCATAAGATCATCATCATCATCATCTCTCATCGATCCTAGAAGTGGTTTCTGCAATGAAAACTCGACGTTTTACAGTAAACGCAACCCATTGCCACTTCCGGCGAACACCTCACTCGACGTCACCACTTTCATCTCCTTTCAACCTCACCGCGGCACAACAGCCTTCATCGACGCCGCCACGGGCCGCCGCATAAGCTTCTCCGAGCTCTGGACGGCCGTAAACCGTGTCGCGGACTGTCTCCACCGCGACGTTGGAGTAAGAAAAGGCGACGTCGTGCTCGTCCTATCTCCCAACTCCATATCCATCCCCATCGTCTGCCTCTCCGTCATGTCTCTCGGCGCCGTCGTCACCACCGCGAATCCTCTCAACACCGCCGGTGAGATTTCAAGACAGATGGCAGACAGCAACCCGGTTCTCGCCTTCACGACCCCTGAGCTGAGTCAGAAACTCGCCGGTTCCGGTATCTCCATTGTCCTCGAGAAAATGGGACCCACTCGCGGAGTCAGAGTCGTCGGTTATATGAGTGAGATGATGAATAAGGAGCTGAGTGGGAAGAACCGAGTCAGAGACCGAGTCCACCAGGACGACACGGCGATGCTTCTCTACTCGTCGGGAACCACAGGACGTTGCAAGGGAGTGATGTCGTCTCACGGGAACTTAATCGCACACGTGGCCAGACACCTCGTCGAGCCAATGGACCCGCACGAGATCTTCCTCTGCACTGTTCCGATGTTCCACACGTTCGGTTTGTTGAACTACGTCATGGCCACCGCATCGTTAGGCTCCACGGTCGTGATCCTCCGGAGATTCGAGCTACACGAGATGCTGGCGGCGGTTGTGAAGTACAGAGCCACGACGCTGGTTCTGGTGACGCCGGTTATAGTAGCTATGATGAACGGAGCAGAGCTGATCAAGGCGAAGTACGACCTGAGCTCGCTGAGAATAGTTAGGTGCGGTGGAGCTCCGCTGAGCAAGGAGGTTACGGAAGGGTTTATAGAGAAGTATCCAACGGTTGATATTTTTCAGGGTTACGCTTTGACGGAATCTAACGGTGCAGGAGGTTCTATTGATACGGTGGAGGAGAGCCGGAGATATGGTGCGGTGGGGTTGTTGTCGTCCGGTGTGGAAGCGAGGATTGTGGATCCGGATACGGGTCGGGTCATGGGTGTTAATAGAACGGGTGAGCTCTGGCTTAAAGGGCCTTCTATTGCCAAAG GTTATTTTAAGAATGAAGAAGCTACAAAAGAATGTTTTAATTTACAAGGATGGCTTAAAACCGGAGATCTTTGCTACATTGACGATGATGGGTTTCTTTTTACTGTTGATCGATTGAAAGAGCTAATCAAATACAAAGGTTATCAG GTACCTCCAGCTGAACTAGAGGCTCTCTTACTGAACCACCCAGATATTCTAGACGCAGCCGTTATTCCGTTAAGTCTTGTTGATCTTTTTGCTTTGG GTTACCGGATAAAGAAGCAGGGCAATGTCCGATGGCTTACATATCGCGCAAGCCTGAAAGCGATCTCTCTCAAAAACAAGTTATTAACTTCATCTCTGAACAG GTAG
- the LOC106309977 gene encoding 4-coumarate--CoA ligase-like 8 isoform X3: MTNSIRSSSSSSLIDPRSGFCNENSTFYSKRNPLPLPANTSLDVTTFISFQPHRGTTAFIDAATGRRISFSELWTAVNRVADCLHRDVGVRKGDVVLVLSPNSISIPIVCLSVMSLGAVVTTANPLNTAGEISRQMADSNPVLAFTTPELSQKLAGSGISIVLEKMGPTRGVRVVGYMSEMMNKELSGKNRVRDRVHQDDTAMLLYSSGTTGRCKGVMSSHGNLIAHVARHLVEPMDPHEIFLCTVPMFHTFGLLNYVMATASLGSTVVILRRFELHEMLAAVVKYRATTLVLVTPVIVAMMNGAELIKAKYDLSSLRIVRCGGAPLSKEVTEGFIEKYPTVDIFQGYALTESNGAGGSIDTVEESRRYGAVGLLSSGVEARIVDPDTGRVMGVNRTGELWLKGPSIAKGYFKNEEATKECFNLQGWLKTGDLCYIDDDGFLFTVDRLKELIKYKGYQVTG; encoded by the exons ATGACAAACTCCATAAGATCATCATCATCATCATCTCTCATCGATCCTAGAAGTGGTTTCTGCAATGAAAACTCGACGTTTTACAGTAAACGCAACCCATTGCCACTTCCGGCGAACACCTCACTCGACGTCACCACTTTCATCTCCTTTCAACCTCACCGCGGCACAACAGCCTTCATCGACGCCGCCACGGGCCGCCGCATAAGCTTCTCCGAGCTCTGGACGGCCGTAAACCGTGTCGCGGACTGTCTCCACCGCGACGTTGGAGTAAGAAAAGGCGACGTCGTGCTCGTCCTATCTCCCAACTCCATATCCATCCCCATCGTCTGCCTCTCCGTCATGTCTCTCGGCGCCGTCGTCACCACCGCGAATCCTCTCAACACCGCCGGTGAGATTTCAAGACAGATGGCAGACAGCAACCCGGTTCTCGCCTTCACGACCCCTGAGCTGAGTCAGAAACTCGCCGGTTCCGGTATCTCCATTGTCCTCGAGAAAATGGGACCCACTCGCGGAGTCAGAGTCGTCGGTTATATGAGTGAGATGATGAATAAGGAGCTGAGTGGGAAGAACCGAGTCAGAGACCGAGTCCACCAGGACGACACGGCGATGCTTCTCTACTCGTCGGGAACCACAGGACGTTGCAAGGGAGTGATGTCGTCTCACGGGAACTTAATCGCACACGTGGCCAGACACCTCGTCGAGCCAATGGACCCGCACGAGATCTTCCTCTGCACTGTTCCGATGTTCCACACGTTCGGTTTGTTGAACTACGTCATGGCCACCGCATCGTTAGGCTCCACGGTCGTGATCCTCCGGAGATTCGAGCTACACGAGATGCTGGCGGCGGTTGTGAAGTACAGAGCCACGACGCTGGTTCTGGTGACGCCGGTTATAGTAGCTATGATGAACGGAGCAGAGCTGATCAAGGCGAAGTACGACCTGAGCTCGCTGAGAATAGTTAGGTGCGGTGGAGCTCCGCTGAGCAAGGAGGTTACGGAAGGGTTTATAGAGAAGTATCCAACGGTTGATATTTTTCAGGGTTACGCTTTGACGGAATCTAACGGTGCAGGAGGTTCTATTGATACGGTGGAGGAGAGCCGGAGATATGGTGCGGTGGGGTTGTTGTCGTCCGGTGTGGAAGCGAGGATTGTGGATCCGGATACGGGTCGGGTCATGGGTGTTAATAGAACGGGTGAGCTCTGGCTTAAAGGGCCTTCTATTGCCAAAG GTTATTTTAAGAATGAAGAAGCTACAAAAGAATGTTTTAATTTACAAGGATGGCTTAAAACCGGAGATCTTTGCTACATTGACGATGATGGGTTTCTTTTTACTGTTGATCGATTGAAAGAGCTAATCAAATACAAAGGTTATCAG GTTACCGGATAA